Sequence from the Burkholderia sp. GAS332 genome:
CGGCACGGGGCTGAACCGCGACGTACGGTTGCTGGCGGACCGGATCGTCAAGACGCTGGCGCGGCCTTTCGCACTCAGCGAGGCGCGAGTGCATATCGGTGCGAGCGTGGGCGTTTCGCTCTATCCGGAACACGCCAGGACCGGGCCGCACTTGTTGATCTGCGCGGATCGCGCCTTGTACTCGGTCAAACGCAGCGGCAAAAGCGCGTTCGCGCTCTTCGATGCCGTCAGGCACGCGTCCGACGAAAGTTTGAGCCTCCTGCGAAGCGATCTGGAAGGCGCGATGCAGTCCTTCAGCGGTTTGCGGATGGAGTATCAACCCATCGTCGATCTCAGCGATGGGACCATTTCCGGTCGCGAGGCATTGATTCGCTGGACCCACCCGACCCGCGGTGAACTCTCTCCTTCGGCATTCATCCCGACCGCCGAACGGACGGGCCTCATCCTCGCATTGGGCGAGTGGGCCTTGCTGCAATCATGCCTGGAAGCTGCAAACTGGCGTGACGGCGTGACTGTCGCGGTCAATGTCTCACCGGTGCAGTTGCGGGAGGAAACGTTTGCGTCGGCTGTGGCGGCGATCCTTCACAAGACCAGACTACCGCCGGCGCGCCTGAATATCGAGGTCACTGAAACGGTGCTGTTGAATGACGATACGGTCACCCAGCGTAACGTCGGAAAGCTTCGCGCGCTGGGAATCGGGCTCGCGCTCGATGACTTTGGCACCGGTTTTTCGACGATGTCGACCCTCATGCACTTCTCGTTCGACAAGCTCAAGATCGACAGTTCGTTCGTGAAGGAGTCCGTGCATCGGCGCGAATCCGCGGCCGTGGTTCGCGGGATTGTGGCTCTGGCACGGGAGATCGGCATACCGACCACGGCAGAAGGCATTGAGACGCAGGAACAGCTGAATTTTGTGCGCGTCTGCGGATGCACCCATGCCCAAGGCTTTCTTCTCGGGAAGCCGGTACGGGGGGATGAGATTCCACAGATCGACACCAGGCTCGCTGCGCACTCCACGGATAAGGGGTGACTGCGTGTGCGTTATCCGCATTGAATTGCGCCTCAAACCGAACGCGCAGCGCCACCCACGCCTTCAACCCCTGCGCGTGCCCGGCGTGATCCCGCGCGCGCCCCGTTCGTACCGGGTTTGCCACCCCCAAGATAGGCATCGCGCAACGCATCCAGTTCCAGCAATGCGTCCGCTTTTCCATGCGCCACCACGCGCCCGCCTTCGAGGACATACCCGGACTGCGCATACCGCAGCGCGATCGTCGCATTCTGCTCCGCCAGCAAAAAGCTCACGCCGTCGTCGCGATTGAGTGCAGCCACCGTCTCGAAGATCTCTTCGACGACTTGCGGGGCGAGGCCCATCGAAGGTTCGTCGAGCAACACCAGCGCGGGCCGCGCCATCAACGCGCGGCCGATCGCAACCATCTGCTGTTCCCCGCCGGACGTATAGCCAGCAAGCGCCTTACGACGCTCCTTGAGCCGCGGAAAGAGCCCGTAGATACGTTCAAGATCCGCCTCGAGGTCAGCTCGATCAGGCCGCCGCACAAAAGCGCCAAGCCGCAGATTCTCTTCGACGGACAAATGCGCAAAGCAACGCCGTCCTTCCAGCACCTGGACGAGCCCACGTTCGGCGAGCGTCCACGGGGCAGCGTCGGTAATCGCGTCGCCGCGATACGCAATGCGGCCCGACGTCAGTTCGCCCCGTTCGGCACGAATCAGGTTCGAGACGGCTTTCAGCGTGGTCGTTTTGCCGGCGCCATTGCCGCCCAGCAGGGCGACGATGGCGCCGGACGGTACCGTCAGAGACACGCCGCGCAATGCCGGAATGAGTTGGCTATACGTCACGGCAATGTCCTCGACCTGCAGGATCGGGGCGGCGCTCATGCTCAGAGATCCTTGCTGCAATCGCGCGGCGTAATACCCTTTTCCTTGGCGTAGGCGTTCGCCGATTTCTCGATGATCGGACGCAGCAGCGCACGATCCGCCTGGACCCAGCCGCTGATGACTTTCCATTGCTGGCCGTCCCATTGCTGGAAACGTACGGCGCCGCCGCCCTCGTGATCGGAGCACGACAGTTTCAACGGTTGAACCAGACCATACGCGCCCAATTGCTTGAGACGCGCGTCGTCGAGATTCAAATGCTCGAAACCCCAGCGCACCTGTTCGCCCGTCAGCGGTTTGTTGCCATACTTGGCCTGAGCCACGCGCAACGCTTCGACATTGAGAATGCCGTTGACGACGCCCAGGTTGTAGTACACCGTGCCGAAGCGCGCGGGGTCTTTCAGGTTGCCGTTGCCGGGTTGGATCACATACTGGTTGATCGCCTGAAGCACCGGGAAGTCGGTACCCGACGGATGCGTGGTGATCGAAATGAAGCCCTTCGCGGCATCGCCTGCCGGACGCGCATCTTCTTCCGAATTGCTCCAGATATTGCCGATGATGTGATTCGCCGGAAAGCCCACCTTCTGCGCCGACTTCAACGCGACGGGATTCATCACGCCCCAGCCACGCAGAATCACCCAGTCCGGATTGATTCGGTGGATGGTGAGCCACTGCGAGCCTTGCTCGTTACCCGGGTGCGGCACTTCGATCTGCGTGAGTTCGAAGCCGTACTTCTTGGAGAGTGCATCGAGCACGGGAATCGTCTCGCGGCCATAAGGAGAACCGTGGTAGAGCACCACGATCTTCTTACCTTTGAGCTGATTCAACCCGCCTGACTGCTGACCGATGTAATTGATGATGGCCGAGACTTCGCTATACGGGTTGAGTTGAAGCGGAAACACGTACGGAAACACCGCGCCGTCGGTGGAATCCGTGCGACCGTGATTGATCGTGACTAGCGGAATCTTGTCAGCAGTCGAGCGGTCGAGCGTGGCATAGGCGATTCCGACCGAGAGTGGATTGGTCGCTGCGGCCGGCGCGCCGTTCAAACCGCCCTTGAGCCGCTCGTAGCACTCCACGCCTTTTTCCACGACGTATTCGGTTTCGCATTCGCTCCACGTGAGCTTGACTCCATTGACGCCCCCATCGCGCTTATTGATGAGGTTCATATAGTCGATAAAGCCGCCGAAGAAGCCACTGCCGCCTGCCGCATACGGACCGACGCGGTAGCTTTGCAGCGGGAAGTACTCTTCGCCCGCGGCCTGTGCAGTGGACGTAAAGCCGGCTGTGAGCGCAAGCATCAGGCTCGCAGCAGCGGCGGCGCGCGAAAGCGGTCCGCGTCTTTTAAAAGAGTCGATGAAATTCATACTTGATAGACCTTGAGTAGATAAGCGATGGTTTAAGGAGCGATGGATAAAACCGAAGTCATGCGCGCAGCGGCCAGTCGCGCAAACGGTTCCGCGCGGTCTGGACCAGTCTGGCGAGGCCGTCCGGTTCCTTAATGAGAAAAACAATGATCAATGTGCCGAAGAGGATCTTCTGCAGGTTCTGCAACTGACCGGCTTCGATGCCCACGCTGGCAAACGCGCCCGCCGCATTCGAGAGAAGAATCGGCAACAGCACGATGAACGCCGCGCCCAGAAAATTCCCGCCGATACTGCCCATGCCGCCGATGATGATGATGAACAACACCTGAAACGACAGATTCAGATCGAAACCATGCGGCTCGACCGTACCGAGGTAGGCAAAGGCCCACAACGCGCCCGCAATGCCGATCACGAATGAACTCAGTGCGAATGCGAGCAACTTGGTGCGGCCGATCGGAATACCGATCACGCGCGCGGCGGTGTCCATGTCGCGCACGGCCATCCAGCGGCGACCGAGTTCGCTGCGTACGAGCCGGGTCGCAAGAATGAACAGGACGGTGGTAACGGCGAGTACGAGTAGATAGCGTGCGGGCGGCGTATCGATTTTCCAGCCGAACGCCGTGAGGCGCGGCGCGCTGAGTACGCCCGAGGTGTCGTCGTTGGAGAACCAGCTGACCCGCGTAAAGATCCATTCGACAAAGAACTGTGCGGCCAGTGTCGAGACGATCAGGTAGAAACCTTTAATGCGCAGACTCGGTAAACCGAACACGGCGCCGACCGCGGCAGTGATCAATCCCCCAAGCAACAGATCGACGACCAGCGGCAAGCCTGGCACCCGCACCATCAGGTTATAGGTGGTATAGGCGCCGACCGACATGAACGCGGCGGAGCCGAGCGAGAGCTGGCCCGCGTAGCCGGTGACCAGGTTCAGCCCGAGTCCCGCGAGAGACAGCACGAGGAAGGGAATCAGGATCGCGTTGAGCCAATAGTCGTTGCCGAGGAGCGGCACGGCGATGAACGCGATCAGCGTGAGAATCGCCGTGAGCCCTAGCTTAAGCTGCGGCACGCGCCGCGGGTATGGTTTGAACGTGCGTGGTGCATTCAGGGTGGCGCGTTGCGTTGACATGGGCAGCCTCACACGCGTTCAACGGCAGGTTCGCCGAATAAACCCACAGGTCGCGCGAGTAGAAATAGCATCGCGAGCAGATAGGGAAACCAGTTTTCGATCCCGCCGCCGAGCAGGCTGCCGATATAGACCTCGGCAAGCTTCTCCGATGCGCCGATTAACAAGCCGCCGACAATCGCGCCGCCGATCGACGAGAATCCACCGATGATCAGCACCGGTAGCGCCTTCAGCACAACCAGCGACAGCGAGAACTGCACGCCGAGCCGCGCGCCCCACAGCAGCCCCGCCACCAGACTGACAAAGCCGGCCAGCGCCCACACGATCGCCCACACGCGCGGCAGCCGTATACCGATGGCAAGCGCCGCGAGCGGATCGTCGGCGACGGCACGCAACGACAACCCAAGGCGCGTGCGATTGGTCAGGAGTGACAGGCCGACCACCAGCACGCCGGCGGTCGCTGCGGCAAAAACGTCGAACTGGCTGATCATGACGCCGGCCACGTTCAGCGGTTTGTCGTCGATACCCAAATCCAGACCGTGCACCTGGGCGCCCCAGAACAATTGCGCCGCGCCTTCGAGAATGAAGCTCAAGCCGAGCGTTGCCATGAACAGGACAATCGGCGGGCGGTTCACCAGAGGCCGCAGTACGAGCCGGCCGATCAACAACGCAATCAGCACCAACGCCGCCAGGGTTATGCCGAACGCGAGCACGGGGTTCACATGCCGTTCGACGAGGCTGACGTACGTGAGCGCACCGAACAGCACCATCGAACCCTGCGCGAAATTGAATACGCCTGACGCTTTGTAAATCAGCACGAAGCCGATGGCGACCATCGAATACATCACGCCTGCCAGCAAACCGCCGACGAGTACTTCGAGGAAAAATCCCATGTTGTTCAGTCTCTCAGTGACGGGTGCCGAGATAAGCGGCCAGCACATCCGGGTTGGTGCGAACGTCGGCGGGGGCGCCGTCGGCGATCTTCTTGCCGTAATCGAGCACCACCACGTGATCCGACAGGTCCATCACCACGCCGATGTCGTGCTCGATGAGTACGACAGTCACGCCGAATTGCGTGTTGGCGTCGAGTACATAGCCGGCCATCGCGCGCTTCTCGTCCGCATTCATGCCGGCCATCGGTTCGTCGAGCAGTAAGAGACGCGGCTCGGTAGCGAGGGCGCGGGCCAGTTCGACGCGCTTCTGAACGCCGTACGGCAAGATGCCGACGGCGGTATGCCGATAGCGCTGCAAGTCCAGTGCTTCGATCACGACCTCCGCATAGCGGCGTTGCACTGCTTCGTCGCTGCGCGCGCGGCCGATGTCCAACGTCTGTTCGAACCATGTGCTGCGCCGATGCAGATTGCGACCGGTGAGCACGTTGTCCAGCACGCTCATCCGGCGAAACAGGGCGATGTTCTGAAACGTGCGGGCAATGCCGCCATGCGCCGCCTGATACGGATTCATGCGCCGATAGGCGTGGCCGTCGAAATGCACGCTGCCTTGCTGCGGTTGATAGACGCCGTTGATCACGTTGAGCAGCGAGCTTTTGCCCGCGCCGTTCGGGCCAATCAGCGCGCAGATTTCACCCGAGCGCACAGCGAAGCTGATATCGGTGATCGCTTTCACGCCTTTGAACGACAGCGAGATATGGTCGAGCGAGAGCAAAGCGTTTGAGGAGGAGGTCATTGAGCGTTCTGTCATGCATCAATAAGCCGGTTGTTCCGACGCGCCGTCCGCCACATAGCGTTGCAGTGCCACGGTCTGACGTGGGTGTTCTACGCGTCGCCAGTCGCCCGTATCGGGCCACGCTCGTACATCGACACGCAATGCTTCGAATAGCGCAGCGGTTCCTTCGTCGAGCGGCGGCCCGATGACGAGCGCAGCATGGGTGCGCGAAAAACCGATCACTTCGCGTAAAGGACGGGTGATGAACCACCAGGTCAACGCACGGACAAGTGGGCCGCCCTGTCTGCGCTGTGCACGGTTGATCAAGCGGCGTCGCCATGAGCGCACGCCGGGCAAACGGTCGTCGACGAGCTGTGCTACCCGGGCGTAGGTTTCGCGCGTGCCCGCTACGAGCGTCGGCGCGAGTTCGCGTCGATCGTTGTCGCGGGTCGCGAGCGACTCCGGGAAATTCAGGCGAAAGCCGCTCAGTACCCAGGGCGTAATGAGGTAACGCGCCTGGGAGGCGGCGGCGAATGCGCGTGCGGCAAATGCTTCGTCGTCCGCGCTCAGATTCTCGGTAGTGACGAGTTGCTGTGCTTCACGTACCAGCGTCGCATGCGGTAAGCGCTGTTCGACGAATTGCCCATCGGCATCGTGGCGCACGAACGCGAATGCATCATCGAGGGGGCGGGCCGCGAATGCAAAACCGCCTTCAATCTGGACTGCCAGCGTGCGATAGTCGGTTACGGTGGGATGCGGATGCGGTGTCAGATTGCGCGGGTTGGCGTCAATGACGTGTAATCCTTCATGCGTCAGCAGGCGATCCACCTGACTGTCGTCTTCGGCAAATGCGAAGCGCGGAGCGAGATGCGTGAGCACCGAGTGCAACGCGTCACCGGCGAGTTGCGGGTCGAGCGGTATCGCGACACCACCGTTCCACTGCGCCGCCAGCGACAGGAGCAGCGCCTCCTCGCGCGGATGACTGACGAGCAACAGCGCGTCGCCTGCCACGAAGCCGCGCTGTGCGAGACCCGCGGCCAGTTGCTCGACCGCCGCGGCGACGTCTTGCCACGACAGCGCATGCCATGCGCCCAGCCGCTTGTGCCGCAATGCGATAGCGTGTGGCCGGTGCTGCGCCTGATGGCGCAGCCAGTCCGGTAGCGTCGACGGCTGTGCGTTTGTCATGACTAGGCGGCCTTAGCCTGCTGCTTGAGTTCGAGTTCGCGCACCAACGGCAGGACCCGCTTGCCGAAATACTCCACCTCTTCGATGAAATGGAGAAAGCCGGTCAGGACAAGATCCACGCCAACCGATTTCAGTTCGACGATGCGCTCGGCGATCTGCTGCGGTGTACCGATGAGATTGGTGCGGAAGCCGTCGTTGTATTGCACGAGGTCTTCGAAGCTCGATTTGGCCCAGTTGCCTTCACCTTCCGGCGAAGCCTTGCCGGCCTGTTTGACGGCGTCGCCGAAGGCATGCACGGCTTCGACGTGCGCATGCTTGATGATGTCGGCGAGCACCGCTTTGGCCTCTTCTTCGGTATCACGGGCGATCACGAAGGCATTCACGCCGATGCGTACCTTGTGATTGTTTTTGGCTGCCTTGGCCTGAATATCGTCGATTTGGGCTTTCAGGTTCTCCGGCGTATTGCCGTTGGTGAAGTACCAGTCTGAGATGCTTGCGGCGTTGTCGCGCGCGGCGCGTGAACTGCCGCCCTGGAAGATCTCCGGATGCGGCTTTTGCACCGGCTTGGGACTCAGCGTGTAATCGTTAAAGCGGTAGAAGTCGCCCTTGAAGGTGAAGTTGTCCTGCGTCCAGATGCCCTTGAGCGCCTGAATGAATTCGTTCGAGCGGCGATAGCGCTCGTCGTGTTCGAGCCAAGGCTCGCCGATCGCGGTGAATTCACCTTTGAACCAGCCACTCACAACGTTGATCGCAATGCGGCCATTCGAAATATGGTCGATCGTGGCCAGTTGTTTGGCAACCACAGCGGGGTGCCATGGGCCAGGCAGAATCGCGGCCAGCACCTTGAGTTTGGTGGTCGCGTGCAACAGGGCCTGACTGAACGACACCGATTCGTGCTGATATTCCGCACCGTATCCGGCGGTGAAGCGGATCTGGCTCAGCGCGTATTCGAAGCCCGCTTTCTCCGCGGTTTGGGCGAGCTTCTGGTTGTACTCGAGACTCCAGTCCGTGCGCTGTTCGATTGTACTGACGACCAAGCCGCCGCTGACGTTGGGCACCCAGTAGGCGAACTTGACGGCGTCGTCGTGAGAGGGGTTCTGGCTCATGATGTTCCTGATGATTGGATGAAGAGGTCTAGGCAACCAGCGTTGCGGCTTGCGGGAAAGAAGCAGGGAGTCGGCCGGCATGCAGCCAGGGAAGCGCGCGTGTCACCGCGAGGGCAATGCGCTCGTCCAGCGCCGGGTTGGAGATCGCATAGCCGCTGAAGTCTGCTTCCGACGCGTACACGCCGATGGGCAGGGTGCGAGCCTGAAAGAAGCTGAATAGCGGGCGCAGTTGATGATCGATGACAAGCGCGTGACGATCGCTGCCGCCCGTTGCGGCGAGTAGAACTGGCACGTCGACCAGCGCCTCGTGATGCACGAGATCGAACAGGTGCTTGAAGAGTCCCGTATACGACGCGCGATAAACCGGGCTGCCAACGATCAGCAGGTCGGCCGATTCAATAGCCTTGATGTGCGCCTCCAAGTCAACAGGGACCTGCGCGCGATGAACCGCACCTGCGAGGCGTGTGGCAATCTGCCCCAACTCGACGAGATGCGTGTCAATCGGCAGCGAGTCGCCGAGCACGGCAAGCAGGCGTTCGACCACGACGAGGGTGCGCGACGGCCGTTGCAATCCACCGGAGACGGCGACCACTTTCAATTTGTTGCTCATTCGAACGATCCTTTCAGGCGAAAGCGAATTAATCTGGAGTGCAGCTTATTTAGCGAATACCGTGCCATCCGGTTTCGCGCGGACAAGACGGCCTTGGCGCGAATGTGCCGTCCAACGTCGATCGCGCGCCAAGTCAAATGGCATAACCGTTTGCGGTTGTTCCTCACGCGCATATCGCGGTGGCATAGAACCATTGCAGACTGACGTATGAAGCTGACGAAGCAAGATGGCCTCAACGCTGCTGCTGGAGAAGCAGTGTTGCGTTCCGGCGATAGGTGTGCGGGCTTTCAGTATTCCGACAGGTCTGCTGCGTGGGAGGCGGAGAGTGAGGGTAGTGCTGACGCAGAGGCAGAATTTCTAGCGATGCTGCTGCGTAAGCAGCAATTCGACTTTGGTTACCACAACAAATTGCATCGAAAGTCACGGTACATGGTCAGAATACGTTTCTCAGGAAGCAGTGCTGATCGACGCAGTTCAACCTCCCTCAGCCGTCAGATGACGGTCCACGTCCGCACGCAGCGGAGTGAGTGTCCTTTTGTCCATATGAATTCGACCTACGTACTGCCGGACACGCCGGCTGCCGTGCTACCGGCTGCGGAGACAGTCTCGGTAACTGAAACGCCTTTGCAGATCGCGCAGCGGCTCGCCACTACCTTTGCGGTAACTGCTGCCGAACGCGACGCGCGGGGCGGAACGCCGAAAGCGGAGCGGGACGCATTGCGCGCCAGCGGTCTTCTTGCGATGAGTATCCCTGAGACGCACGGCGGCCTCGGGGCCACCTGGCGGCAAACGTTGGATGTGGTGCGTACGCTCGGCCGGGCCGACAGCTCGCTCGGACACGTATTCGGCTTCCACCATCTGATGCTGGCGACCGTGCGTCTGTTCGGGTCACCGGTGCAGTGGCGCGCCTGGTTCGAACAGACTGCCCGCCGCCAATGGTTCTGGGGCAATGCGCTCAATCCGCTTGATGAGCGGGCCGTGAGTCATTCGTATGCGGACTGGCGGGAGTTCAGCGGGCAGAAGAGCTTTTGTTCCGGGGCACTCGATTCCGAAATGCTGATTGCTTCCGCGCGGGACGCCGGCACCGGAACGCTGCTGGTCGCGGCAATACCAACCGGGCGTACGGGCATCTCCGTTGCGGAGGATTGGAATAACATCGGCCAGCGGCAAACGGACAGCGGCACGGTGACGCTGGAAAAGGTGCGGGTGGAGAACCACGAGATTCTGACTGAGCCCGGGCCGTTGTCGACGCCTTTTGCCTGTCTGCGCCCCTTGCTCGCGCAGTTGATCCTGACGAATGTCTATCTCAGCATCGGCGAAAGCGCGTTCAACGACGCCCGTCATTACACGCTTCATGAGGCGCGTCCGTGGCACACGTCCGGCGTGCAAACCACCGCGGCGGACCCCTATATCCTCGGTCAGTATGGCGAGTTCTGGGCGGGCCTCGAGGCAGCGAGGCTGTTGACCGACCGCGCGGCAGATCGTTTCGATGCGGCGTGGACCCGAGCGGATGCGCTGACCGACGCTGAGCGCGGCGAGGTGGCGTTGGCGGTCGCCACGGCCAAAGTTGCCGCCACGGAAATCGGGCTCACCATCTGTACCCGCATGTTCGATGTGGCGGGCGCGCGCGCGACGCATGGCGCACTGAGGCTGGACCGTCACTGGCGAAATCTGCGCACCCATACGCTTCACGATCCGCTTGCCTATAAGCTTCGAGAAATCGGCGAATGGGCTCTGACGCAACGATATCCGACGCCGAGCTTCTACTCATGAACTATTCACTCAATCACGTGTTACCGGAACGGTCCGTCATCGCGCAAACGGAAGCGCTGCCTGTGTTGACGATGCCCGACAAGCGCACGCTAACCACCTCCATTCGCGCCACTGCACAGGTCTTCTCCGACCCGCAATCGCTGGCCTTGCTCGAACGTATTCGCATGGTGGCGCCGAGCGACGCGAACGTGCTCGTGATCGGCGAGACAGGGACGGGTAAAGAGCTGGTCGCACGCCATGTACACAACCTGAGTGCTCGCAAGAACGGCCCGTTTGTGGCGGTCAATTGCGGGGCGTTCTCCGAGTCACTGGTGGAGAGCGAGTTGTTCGGCCACGAGAAAGGCGCGTTCACCGGCGCGTTCTGCGCCAAACCCGGCTGGTTCGAAGCAGCCAATGGCGGCACGCTGTTTCTCGACGAGATTGGCGATCTGCCGCTGTCAATGCAGGTCAAGCTGCTGCGCGTGCTGCAGGAACGGGAGATCGTGCGGCTCGGCTCGCGCAGGAGCATTCCGATTGATGTACGCGTTCTGGCGGCCACCAATGTGCATTTGCAGGATGCGGTGGCGGCAGGCCATTTCCGCGAGGACCTGTTTTATCGCCTGAACGTCGTGCATCTGGCTGTGCCGACGCTGCGCGATCGGCCCGGCGATATCCTGCCGCTGGCTCGCTACTTCATTGAAGAGTACCGGAACCGGCTGGGCTACGGCCCTGTCGTCATCGAGCCGCGCGCGGAGCGAAAGCTGCTGGAACATAGTTGGCCCGGCAACATCCGTGAACTTGAGAACGTCATCCACTACGCGTTGCTGGTGTGCCGCAGCGATTCACTAGGCGAGGGCGATCTGCAGATGTCGTCGTTCGGGATGCACGCCGCGCGGCGTGCGGCGACTGAACCTGTTCCATCTACACCGTTGGAAGGTCTGGAGGGGGCGCTGCGTCATCTTTTCGATCATGCGGAAGGCAACCTGTTCGAGCAGATCGAAGATACGGTGATGCGCGTGGCGTTCGACTTCTGCTACCGGAATCAGATTCAGGCGGCGAGGCTGCTGGGTATTAGCCGTAATGTGTTGCGGGCGCGGTTGATCCGGGCCAAGCAGATTTCCGCGCAGAAGTAGGCTCGACCCGGTAATGCTGGACGCGCTATATCCCTCCGCATGCGGTTAGGTGTAAGTGTGGACCGGCTGCGAGACCGGTCCACTCGATGCAACATACCGCCGCGCGAGCGGATTATTCGGCCGATCTACTGTTGCCGATCTGCCAGACAAAGGGTGGTTGAGTGCCGTTGATTTCCCAGTCGCCCACGATCCGCTCCTTGTAGATCAGCGGGTTGTGTGACGCAGCGGTGCGCGCATTTCGCCAGTGACGGTCCAATAGTTTGTTTTCGCTAATGCCCGAAGCGCCGAGCGCATTGAACAGGTCGGTGGTCGCCTGCAGAATCAAACCGGCGACGGCGACCTGTGCCTTTGCCGATTCAATTTCTGCCGCCACGTTCGCGGCCTGTTCGGCATCGCGGTCCGTGCCGAAGCGCGTTTCGTACGCTCTTTGTGATGGCTCCGCGGCACGCACGGCGGCCGCTTCTGCAGCGTACACGCGAGCCGCTATTTGCCCCACCACCTGCTGCACCTGGGCGTCTTCGCTAACGCGAGGCGCGTTGCCGTGGCTGTAGACGCGGGTACGTTTGCGTACTTCATGCGAGATGTCACGCAATGCGGCGCGTCCCGTCCCCGCGATCACGGCAATCAATACGAGTTGATAGAACGCCGTCTGGTATTTGAAGCGCGTGGAGAAGTCGATAATGTTCTCTTCGTCGACCACGGCGTTTTCGAATACAGACGTCCCACTTCCCGTGGTGCGTTGACCGAAACCATCCCAGTCGTCGCTTTGTTTGACGCCTGACTGGCGCGTGCTCACCGCCGCGATGACGTCGGCGCCGTTGTCGTCGCGCTGTGCGTAGACGTCGATCCAGTCGGCGAAGATACTGCCCGTGCTGTAGTACTTCGTTCCGTTGACGACCCACTGGTTGTCGCTGCGCGAGACACGCGTGATCACATCGCCTATCTTCACCGCGCCGACTTCGGTCCATGCATTGCCGACGATTTCGCCCGCCACGAAGCGTTGCAGCCATTTTTCCCGTGCAGCGCCGGGCAGCGCATTGATCCTGTCTTCGACGAACGCGAAGTGGCCGCGCAACGCTTGCGGCAAGCTCGAGTCGGCCTCGGCCAGTTCGATCAGGAGCTGCACGAGTTGCGGAAGTGACGCGCCGGCACCGCCGTATTCGCGCGGCACTCTGATAGCGCCGAACCCGGCTTCCTTCAACCAGACGACCTGCTCGTACGGCAGTGCACGAGTGCGTTCGCGTTCGAGCGCGCCTTCTGCGATCCGGTTGAAGATCGGCCTGAACCTGGTGGCCAACTGGTCATAGTCGGTGCCGTATGAAAGTGGCAATGTTTCAAGCTGGTTTTGTGATGTCATGCGCCTGCTCTCGAGTCGATAGGGGGAGTAAGGCAGAGCAAATGGAGCTCTTGACCGTATGGACTACAGAGCAGGAGTCATGCCATCGAAGCAGGGGTCCTGCTCTACTGCACGATAGGTGGAAAGGGGATGTCAAGCCTGCTGGACTGAGAGCATTGTGCTGATGCGCTGCTTGCCTGAAAGCAGCTTGAAGACGATGCGTTGTCAACTAACGCGAGCAATGTCGTTGATCAACTTTTGCATTGAAAGCTAATCGTAATTATATGGTGCGACAAGCATTGGCGAGTTGATTCAGAATTAACCGGTCTATGGTCGGCCATTTGATGGCGGCCAATAGCGCCGACTTATCTCCACTAGCGCACGCATCACGATGCGATACCGAGGTCGACATGGAACTCACATGGCAATTCCAGCTAAGGATCACCGTCTCGCCCACACTCGCCGGCGATCTGCGCGCAGACCCGCAGGGTGTTTCGCATGCCGCGCTTCATGATCTGCTACGCCGGCACAACGCGACCTTGAAGTGTCAGTTCGACGCTTTCGCGGACTACGTGAACGAAGCGGAAAAGCAGGGAACGGAAAACTATCCGCTTTATCAGTGGACCCGGCAGACAATCGAGAACCCGGAGAAGAAAGCAAAGTACTTGCAGTCGTTCACGGTCTATGTGAATGGCGACGAGATATACGGCAAGGAAATCGCCGACGTGATGGAAGCTGAATTGCAGGC
This genomic interval carries:
- a CDS encoding amino acid/amide ABC transporter membrane protein 1, HAAT family, with the protein product MGFFLEVLVGGLLAGVMYSMVAIGFVLIYKASGVFNFAQGSMVLFGALTYVSLVERHVNPVLAFGITLAALVLIALLIGRLVLRPLVNRPPIVLFMATLGLSFILEGAAQLFWGAQVHGLDLGIDDKPLNVAGVMISQFDVFAAATAGVLVVGLSLLTNRTRLGLSLRAVADDPLAALAIGIRLPRVWAIVWALAGFVSLVAGLLWGARLGVQFSLSLVVLKALPVLIIGGFSSIGGAIVGGLLIGASEKLAEVYIGSLLGGGIENWFPYLLAMLFLLARPVGLFGEPAVERV
- a CDS encoding AMP-binding enzyme — its product is MTNAQPSTLPDWLRHQAQHRPHAIALRHKRLGAWHALSWQDVAAAVEQLAAGLAQRGFVAGDALLLVSHPREEALLLSLAAQWNGGVAIPLDPQLAGDALHSVLTHLAPRFAFAEDDSQVDRLLTHEGLHVIDANPRNLTPHPHPTVTDYRTLAVQIEGGFAFAARPLDDAFAFVRHDADGQFVEQRLPHATLVREAQQLVTTENLSADDEAFAARAFAAASQARYLITPWVLSGFRLNFPESLATRDNDRRELAPTLVAGTRETYARVAQLVDDRLPGVRSWRRRLINRAQRRQGGPLVRALTWWFITRPLREVIGFSRTHAALVIGPPLDEGTAALFEALRVDVRAWPDTGDWRRVEHPRQTVALQRYVADGASEQPAY
- a CDS encoding FMN reductase, whose protein sequence is MSNKLKVVAVSGGLQRPSRTLVVVERLLAVLGDSLPIDTHLVELGQIATRLAGAVHRAQVPVDLEAHIKAIESADLLIVGSPVYRASYTGLFKHLFDLVHHEALVDVPVLLAATGGSDRHALVIDHQLRPLFSFFQARTLPIGVYASEADFSGYAISNPALDERIALAVTRALPWLHAGRLPASFPQAATLVA
- a CDS encoding dimethylsulfone monooxygenase, coding for MSQNPSHDDAVKFAYWVPNVSGGLVVSTIEQRTDWSLEYNQKLAQTAEKAGFEYALSQIRFTAGYGAEYQHESVSFSQALLHATTKLKVLAAILPGPWHPAVVAKQLATIDHISNGRIAINVVSGWFKGEFTAIGEPWLEHDERYRRSNEFIQALKGIWTQDNFTFKGDFYRFNDYTLSPKPVQKPHPEIFQGGSSRAARDNAASISDWYFTNGNTPENLKAQIDDIQAKAAKNNHKVRIGVNAFVIARDTEEEAKAVLADIIKHAHVEAVHAFGDAVKQAGKASPEGEGNWAKSSFEDLVQYNDGFRTNLIGTPQQIAERIVELKSVGVDLVLTGFLHFIEEVEYFGKRVLPLVRELELKQQAKAA
- a CDS encoding amino acid/amide ABC transporter ATP-binding protein 1, HAAT family — protein: MTSSSNALLSLDHISLSFKGVKAITDISFAVRSGEICALIGPNGAGKSSLLNVINGVYQPQQGSVHFDGHAYRRMNPYQAAHGGIARTFQNIALFRRMSVLDNVLTGRNLHRRSTWFEQTLDIGRARSDEAVQRRYAEVVIEALDLQRYRHTAVGILPYGVQKRVELARALATEPRLLLLDEPMAGMNADEKRAMAGYVLDANTQFGVTVVLIEHDIGVVMDLSDHVVVLDYGKKIADGAPADVRTNPDVLAAYLGTRH